The genomic stretch TAGTACCTAATGATGCAAGAGTACCTATGAAAGATAATCTCCCATGCGAATTTCTCATCTATATTTTCTCCTAATTAGAGCCTTAAATACATACATCACTTTTTAACATGTTACTGAAGGTTGTTTATCACTTTTCATACCTGAGGTTaaacttagcatcaatgttatactATGATGATATCATCTGAACTTTATATTTTGTTATTTCTCAGCCATATGAAGCAAATTGACGTAAATCCAAGCGATGAATGGACGAATGTAAGTACCTTTTGAATTTGATCCAGAATTACATATGCAGTATATTTTTCTGTAGTTCATCTGTTCTGATAACTTCATTTGTTACCTCAGATGTCAATGACTGGAGTTTCTCCACAGATACGTATCCTTCATTTTTTTCACATGGCCTACAGTAGGATTATTCTTCTGGTTTTGTTGAACGACGTCTCTGTCTGCCATATCAAATGTAATGTCTGATTAACCTCCTGCTTTAGTTTTCCAGTAATACAAAGTAAAATTGAAAAAGAAGGTTGCTGAAGTGAGTTAATAATATCAATTTGATGCTACTATTTTCCAAGGTTTTTTCTTTTGTTAAGTTAGAAAAGGTACGTGAACaggccggcgagcggcggcgtgaCGGCGCTGCAACTGGCTGCGCTGCACGGGCACATCGACTGCGTGCACCTGCTCATCGACGAGCACGCGGCCCTGGGCGCGCAGACGCTCCCCATCGCTGCGGCGCCCATGGCGGCCATCGGCGCCGGGAGCACGCCGCTGCACTACGCGGCCTCCAGCGGTGAGGTCAAGTGCTGCCAGATCCTCGTGTCCAGGGGCGCCGACAAGATGGCCGCCAACTGCAACGGGTGGCTGGCGGTGGACGTGGCCCGCATGTGGAACTGCAACTGGCTGGAGCACGTGCCTGAAATATATAAATAGTATCAATTATTCGGGTTTACTGGAACGTATGAAATAATAACAATGAATCCAAGGTAATGACCCTTTCTAGTATCTCTTTTGAAGAAGGCGGGCGTTGGGAGAAGCTCAAGTTAGCATCTTGACATCAGCTGTGATCGTAGTCGCTCGACAAGCACCGCTTCCAAAGCCGCGCTTGTGGTCTTGAACTCCACTCCCGCTGTCCCACCGCCTGCCAGGCTGCTgcacagcagcggtatcacctcgCCCCGCTTCAATTGCGCTGGCGCCAGTCTCTTACCTACCCCAAAAAATTACACTACAATTTAAATGCAAGTAATCGAAAAGAACATAAACAGTCTAGTAAAATCTGGATTATGA from Lolium rigidum isolate FL_2022 chromosome 4, APGP_CSIRO_Lrig_0.1, whole genome shotgun sequence encodes the following:
- the LOC124707886 gene encoding E3 ubiquitin-protein ligase CCNB1IP1 homolog; the protein is MKCNACWRDLEGQAISTTCGHLLCTEDAKKILSNDGACPICDQVLSKSHMKQIDVNPSDEWTNMSMTGVSPQIRILHFFHMAYSRIILLVLLNDVSVCHIKCNV